The Kogia breviceps isolate mKogBre1 chromosome 2, mKogBre1 haplotype 1, whole genome shotgun sequence genome segment TAATTATGATCAGGTTCAAAGACCAAGTTTAAAGGCCCAGATTACAGCATACAGTTTTGATGCCATTTTCAATAACTctactgaaaataaattaacagAATAAATGCTGggcagttgctttttttttttttttttttttttaaatttattttatttatttatggctgtgttgggtctttgtttctgtgcaagggctttctctagttgtggcaagcaggggccactcttcatcgcggtgcgcaggcctctcactatcttgacctctcttgttgtggagcacaagctccagacgcgcaggctcagtagttgtggctcacgggcccagttgctccgcggcatgtgggatcttcccagaccagggcttgaacccgtgtcccctgcattggcaggcagattctcaaccactgcgccaccagggaagccctgggcagttGCTTTTAACTGCTTTGGTTATATTGGTCCTTTCTTTTTGGTACATAGGAATATGTAGATgatgtttgaaaaaatatttagcagCAGAATTCTATTGACAGTTTATTCTCACTGAAACATAAGCATACTGATTTCATGGTTTCAAGATTTCTTCTGTTTGCAGTAGCCAAGATATaaatgcaacctaagtgtccttgtATAGATGacttgataaagaagatgtggcatatatatacaatggaatattgctcacccataaaaaaaacaaatgaaatcttgccatttgtgccaacatggttggacctagagggtattatgctaaatgaaatcagacagagaaagacaaatactgtatgatttcactgacatgtggtatctaaaaaacaAGCACTAAACATTTCAATCAAATCTAATAGCTGTGTTTTTATACAGAGTAAAAGCAGGAGTTGTAAACTCCAAGTATTACAAGAACTGGCTAGTAATTGTGTGAATCAAACCTAGCATAAGATCCAGGGAAAAGCTGGGCTCGTGGACAAATAGGAGAATATATGCTGTACCTAAATGCATTCAAATTCAAAAGTTTTGAGAACCTTGGCTGGTCAAACAAAACATATCTGCAGGCTCAATTGGCCTACAGGCCACAGATTTGGTGTCCCTTGTTCAAAGACATTTAAAGCTTCTATAGGACAAAACTTTGACAAAATTAATggtggtgggatggggggagATATGTGATTCTAGAGATTTCAATACTGTAATTTCTCTGTTTCTTAAAATAGATGAGGATCTTTTTCTCTGATTGATGACTGATACATGTAAAATGATGAAATCATTTTGGCTAAAGGATTACCTAAAGATAGGAAATATATTCTATTAATAGGCAATGGTTGTGTTTACCCTCTTAGAGCCAAGCCAGGTTTGTGTCTGGCAATTTTTTAGTCCTTCTTATTTGTATTGCTGTATTATTTAACATGTGACCAAGGGTGACATTTGGGATATAGAATATGACTTTTTGAAGATTAATGCACCAATCTAGCCCTATATAGGCCCTTCCATCACATTAattcaaatatatgatttttaatgtGGCTTATGTTTTGAATATTATTAAGGTGAACCTTTAAGATGGAACTGGGAAGTGTGTTATTgcagatgtatttttttctgtggaaTGTCCAAGGATAAATACATAAGTAGATTCCTAAATAGGTACAAGTTGCTTCAAATCCACTCAAGTAGGAAAGCAATCAAAGGCTGGCAGGTACACTGAAGTGGCCTATGGGCTTTTGCAGTAGAATCATTGAAGAATATTAGTAATGTAATAAGACAGAATTTTGATTAAAACAgctaattaaataaacaaaataatttggaGGAAACTGCTGGTTTCATTTCTTGATGCCCAAGAAATTAACCATTCTACCTTTgtgaaagacaacaaataagaaaTCAAGcagataagattttttaaatgagcaagcTTTGTGACACATATGACATAGATTTCAAATGTCTGCagattttatacatattgaataatacaaaataaattacggttgaaaatgttatatattttatcctaACTCCTTGATAATTAGTCACCTACCCTTGGGAACTAAATCAACTCCTAGTTATAAAGAGTTATCATCAATCAGAACATCTTGGTTCTTTTTCTAGGTAAATAGTTCGGTATTTTATGTACAGCATTTAAGAAGGACCGGGTTTGTTATTTTTGACAGTGCTACCTGAAAGTCACTTTTGGAACACTACATGTCTTTTACTGGTATAAGCTTTATATTGTGGTACACAAATGTCTAGAAGAAACATGTCCGTTAACATCTCATGAGAAAGGTAATTTGTAATATGAATATCTGTGAAGCTGATATTTTCAACCACAGGggtaaaacttttgttttaaggtgacagaagcaaatgaaaatattaaaagatctGGTTCAGTTAAGAtctgaaatatacatatacatatgaaatacattagCATATTAGATACCAATATCATGTAATAGTTACACTATCAATAATATTTAAcagtattattaataattattaattagttTGAATATATTCATTTCCTTAAAATGAATTGTCTTGACAAAAGACTGATGAGAAAAGCAAGCTCCAAGCAGAAATCTGTCTGGCGATTAGCTGGCAGCGTAAAGCACTGAGAGGCTGACATATTCTTTTGTGAGAAGACTGTGAGATGTAACTGATAATTCAGTTTATCTGCCACAGTAGGTTGTTGCACATAATTATCCTTAGACCTCATCAGCGCTAAGAGAATGGCCTGACACACCATAGGAAATCAGGTTCTGTGTGCTTAGCTAAAGTCCCATCACAGCATGGAAAAGCAAGAAGCTTTGGAAGCTGTGATTATAttaaggttctttaaaaaaaaaaaaaaaaaaatgctctctaCTTTTAGAATTCTGAGTTGAAAAGTCATACACGATCTTACTTGGATTAGCCTACCTTCACCTGAGATTCACATTGGCTTCTATCTTATCCAATGGTCCCAAATCATTAAGTCTTGGGATACCACCaccattaaaatgtattttgatatTAATCAGTAATGTAAGAGGAGGGAAAGGGCTATGAGCAGGCACTGATTAAAGCTGATCGTTTATTTCCAAAAACTATGCACTGCCCAAGAGGAATAAGCCATAAAGAGGCATTTGCAAATCAGTGTTTCACCCCATCTTCAACTATTTGTTACTATGAAtcaatttgctttcattttagtCTATCCATATTCGGGAAAATGCAGGATGCCAGGATTATAACCAACAATTACGTAGTAAAACACGATTCTGATTGTAGCAGACATGCACTGCTTGTATACATCAGTACTGGAACAGTCAGACCATGCGTGAATTGGAAATGAGGAGAGAACCGGTTTTATTCAGTTTATCAGAGTATAGGAGATTGCTTGTATTagctgtttttatttgctaatgcAAATAGTTGTTATAGCTCATTTGTTCTGTATGGAATTTAAATCCTTTGTAGGGAAATTTATGTGCTCTTAatgggaatatttttttttccactaaaacTCTGATAAAATGTTTTGTCCTTCCTTCTCACCTGCAATTTTTGCTATGGCGAATATAGAAATGAGCAAGACAGTCCATATTCAGTCTATTAAAAGTGGGAGTGGGGGGTAGAGAGTAAAAGTAAAACAGTGCATTGCAATATAACAAGTGCTGTCAGTAATGAAGATACAGTACCTATAAGGTGTTCCTGGGATGCAGAGGCATTCTTAGTGGGGAATACAAACAAAAGGGAGCCTAACAACCGAGTATCCAAGATGTTGCTACTGATACCTACTATAGAAAAACATGATtggcatatataatatataggtaTTTCAATTGTGGAACTTTATAGGtaatgaatcttaaaaaaggTATTTCCATTCAGTCCTGTAATTTCTTTagatttgcctttttcatttgaaagaaaaagtattCAGGCCCCAAGGAACTCTCAATAGATAACTTTTGAAtaacacatttattaaaaataaacatcagaTACTAAACTCAGCCTTCATtgtacattcctttttatttagtCTGCATTAAACAGTGCAGAGATTTTACTATAACAAAGAGCATAACATTTAATAGTTTTCAGTTAGAGCCTTACAGTGAAAGATTTGAGATAAAGCAACTACAATTTCAAAGTAATCAAGCCAACTCTGAATTAGTATTAACCAGAACTACTATACATGTAAAGGAGTTATCCCCTCCAATAAGGGGAAGCATATAGAAAACATGGGGAAGTTAACAGTATGAACAATAAAATAGGAGTAAAATAGGTAGCAGGAAACATTGTAGGGAGGTGAACTTTATAAAAAGAGTGAATTATCCATTTAAGATGTAAAAACCTTGCAACGgggaaaataattcaatttctaaGCCTCCGCTCTCTCCTTGTATTAAgtaattttttcctctgtaattagGTATTGGCTTTTCTTCTCCTGAGTAAGATCACCTGGTTATTTAGGTGTTTATACTTGTTATTACTACTTGTTCTGTCACACAGATGTTTGTCTCCACATCCTCAAGGCTTAAAGACAAATTAAGTAGTAGCTCTAAAGTTACTGTGGTAAGCCCCACCTTcctactgatttttaaatatgtctCATGGGCATGTATATTAGGATTAAATGGCTTTACTtgtaaaaggaaagtaaaaaccaATTTAGCAGATGTCAGGCTACAAGAATATCTTTACCTACCTGGGCCTCAATTATTCTGGTAAGATGGTGACAGATAAGCAGATTTTGAAATAAGACATTAAAAGGCATTTTAAATGTTGCTGAGACTAAGATTTTTAACTCCTGATTCTGGTTGACCAGACACGTCTGTGTAATGGAAGCTAGTTACCAGAAAACTGAGAGCTTTACTGCATGAAACCTTCCATTATTTATGAAAAGTCCAATGCTATGTATAATTCATGCAGAACAACTGGTCCTTACACAGATTTGGGGGAAGGATGTGAGAGAATTATTCAGTTTCAGATTTAGGGCTTAAAGACTATTGAGAAATAGGAAGGTACTGAGAGAGAGAGTCTCATCAGAGCAGATTTAAGTAACCTCGTTGACTTATGACCTAGAACTGTCCCAGCAAAATTGTCATGCTCAAGGCCAGGCCAAAATATTGCTTGAAGGATGGGATAAATTAAATAACATCACATCAGATGCATTCCTTGATTTTTCAGGTAGCAtagcttcagaaaaaaaaaaaaaaattccaataccacaagttgagaattatgtttagCTCTAACATTCTGAAGTAATTCCAAAACAGTACAACAATACTTAACCTAATTCAGCATTCTGTTGCCCCTGAAATAGGATTCTGTGTTTTAAATGGCTTACCAAAAACTATTATCTTGTAATTTTGaggtaaacatctttattttcttatacaacCAAACACGTTAAACCATCTTAGTACATTACCATTTTAACAGGTCATCTTTTAGCCTTTAGGTGCAGTTTTCACATTGTTTtgctcagtattttaaaaatgtacttaacACCTTGTAGACCCTTTTAACAATGCTGCATATCCTTTGCAATATTATTTGGTATAATATAATCATGTTCAgagttatttttgtattatttacagTGAATTAAAGTGAATAGACCcaatcccccctccccctgccccacaattaaaaataaaaactaagaagACTACAGGAAATGAGATTAGGTTCTGAGGAAGGAAGTCCTAATCATTCAAGTGTGGGGATACGAAGTCAGCTTTCTGCACCCACACATTCTCTATGCTACAGAAAACCTTTGTGGGACTACTGCCAAGTATTTTCTAAAACCTTTCAAGAAGCTCCAGTAGATTTCTGGATTTGTTCCTTTAAAATCAGGATACTCTGCCTTTGCTCAGGAGGCAGCATGGCAATCTGATCTGCAGTCAGTTGAAGAACCTGCATGATCAAAGCTGCCTTTTCTTGATCCTGTGGGGTTACCTGGCTCTGCCCAGGACTAAAACTGCTAGGCTGGCCTCCAGCTTGCTTGCCTGCCCCTTGCATGCCTGCTCCCTGCATGCCCGCCCCCTGCATGCCTGTCCCTTGTATACCTGCCCCCTGCATGCCTGCTCCTTGCATACCTGCCCCCTGCATGCCTGCTCCTTGCATACCTGCCCCCTGCATGCCTGCTCCTTGCATACCTGCCCCCTGCATGCCTGCTCCTTGCATACCTGCTCCTTGCATACCTGCCCCCTGCATGCCTGCTCCCTGCATGCCTGCTCCCTGCATACCTGCCCCCTGCATGCCTGCTCCTTGCATACCTGCCCCCTGCATGCCTGCTCCCTGCATACCTGCCCCCTGCATACCTGCCCCCTGCATGCTTGCTCCTTGCATACCTGCCCCCTGCATGCCTGCTCCTTGCATACCTGCCCCCTGCATGCCAGCTCCAGGATTTCCCACCCCTGAAATGCTTGGGACCTGTCTGGGTCCCTGAGGACCACCTGCCCCCATATTAATAGGACCAGCACCCTGAATTCCCCCAGTCATAGGGCCTCTTGAACTGGGGCCAGGGCCCCTCATCTCCATTCCTCTTGCATCCATGCCTCTCGCTTCCATTGCACAGGTTTCCATTCCTCTTCTCTCCATTACTCGTGTCTCTAAGACTTCAGTTTCCATGGCTCGAGTCTCCATCCCTCGAGAATCTCTGCTACCTCTACCATCCATAGGTAGACCCCTTTGATCTATCATGGGTCCTCTGGGTTCTCCAATGAGCAGTCTGGGATCTGCTAATGGCCCTCCCCTCATGTCATGTGAGGAAGGGCCCCGGCTGTCATGACCAGATGCATGGTGCATTGGAGGACCCTGATGTGGTGGGCCAAGATAGCCTCTGGGCTCTACTTCTCCAGTGACTGAAAGCAAAGTTCCTCCACGTGGGTCATTTGGAGCATCCCCTAACAGTCCTCGAGGAGGTAAGCCACCAGCAGTCATGGGTCCACGAGACATAGGAGCTCTAGGATCTGATATCTGCACCTGTCCCCGCTCTAAGGGCACCGGACCAACCCCTGGCATTCCAACTTGGGGCTGCATTGCTCCACCAGGAGTTaaggggccagggccagggccagcaaCTGCAGCTGGAATTGGGCCCGGGGCTGGAATTCCACCCTGGATAGGGGTCTGCATCAGAGGAGGGATGTCTTTCACAGGTCTTCTGGCCAAATGCTGAGGCTGAGGGGCTGGAGGATTCTGCTGGTTCAGCAGAACATTAGGTCCTGGGCaaaggccagggccagggccagaaaCGGATTGAGATTTGCCTGGGATGAGTGGTGTGACATGTATTTTGCGATGCAGAATTTTCAGAGCAATCTCTGGATCCATGATTCTCATCACTACTTGCGCCTGCAACAG includes the following:
- the CSTF2T gene encoding cleavage stimulation factor subunit 2 tau variant, with the translated sequence MSSLTVRDPAMDRSLRSVFVGNIPYEATEEQLKDIFSEVGSVVSFRLVYDRETGKPKGYGFCEYQDQETALSAMRNLNGREFSGRALRVDNAASEKNKEELKSLGPAAPIIDSPYGDPIDPEDAPESITRAVASLPPEQMFELMKQMKLCVQNSHQEARNMLLQNPQLAYALLQAQVVMRIMDPEIALKILHRKIHVTPLIPGKSQSVSGPGPGLCPGPNVLLNQQNPPAPQPQHLARRPVKDIPPLMQTPIQGGIPAPGPIPAAVAGPGPGPLTPGGAMQPQVGMPGVGPVPLERGQVQISDPRAPMSRGPMTAGGLPPRGLLGDAPNDPRGGTLLSVTGEVEPRGYLGPPHQGPPMHHASGHDSRGPSSHDMRGGPLADPRLLIGEPRGPMIDQRGLPMDGRGSRDSRGMETRAMETEVLETRVMERRGMETCAMEARGMDARGMEMRGPGPSSRGPMTGGIQGAGPINMGAGGPQGPRQVPSISGVGNPGAGMQGAGMQGAGMQGAGMQGASMQGAGMQGAGMQGAGMQGAGMQGAGMQGAGMQGAGMQGAGMQGAGMQGAGMQGAGMQGAGMQGAGMQGAGMQGAGMQGAGMQGAGMQGAGIQGTGMQGAGMQGAGMQGAGKQAGGQPSSFSPGQSQVTPQDQEKAALIMQVLQLTADQIAMLPPEQRQSILILKEQIQKSTGAS